The DNA window GCGGGGTGCCGACAGCGCGGCCTACGTTCCGGGCCCCCAGTTCCACCGGCTCACCCGGGCGGCCCGCCGGCTGCTGCAGGAGGAGCTGGTGCTGGCCGCCGGGCCGGGGAGCCCGCTGGCGGCGGCCATTCGGGCGAGTAGAGGAGAACGGTGAGGATCGACGACCACCTGGACGTCGTGGGAGACCGCGTCGCGATCGGGATCCAGCTGATCGGCGTGTCGCGCCTGTCGACGCACCCGGTGCCGCTGGTGCCGGGCTGCCTGATCACGGTCGCCGGCCAGGGGCCCAAAGACTCCAACGGTGCCGGGAAGTCGTCGTTCATCGCGGCGCTCACGCTGCTGCACGGTGACGAGCAGTGGCGGCTGGCGTCCGGGGCGCGGGAATCCGCCGACCTGCTGTTCTCCGCCGAGATCGCGGCGCAGGAGCGGGAGTACGCCAGCGCCGACCACGGCTACGTGATCGGGGTGTTCGCCGACCGCGACGCCGCCGAGCCGGACGCCTTGGCCGCGAGTGCGCTCACGGTCTGGCTGCGGATCTCCCGGGACACGCCCCACCTGCTCGTGCGGTGGTCGGACGGACTGCACCTGCCGACCGCGACGACCGAGGCCGAGCGGGAACGGCAGGCCGACGCGCTCTGGGCCGCGTTGCCGCCGCGCGCCGGGCGTCGGGACTACAACGCGCGCGACCTGTCGCGGGTGCTCTTCGGCGAGCACATCCGCTGCGTGTCGTTCCTCTCCACGTCGGTGCGGCCGTCGGCGACCGCGAACCTGCTGGCCCAGCCGCTCAACGAGCTCAAGCCCGACCGGATCTTCTCCGCGGTGGCGGCCCTCACCGGCCTCGACCACGAGATCGCCGACGAGCAGCGGCACCGCAACGTCGAGCACGCCGAACTGGAGAAGGCCGCGGACGCCGAGCGCAAGCTCCTCGAGTGGGAGGAGCAGGCCCAGCACCTCGAAGCCGCGATCGACCGCCGTGCGCAGGCCCGCGACCGGGAGCCGATCGCGCGCGCCCGCTGGCGGTCCCGCGCGGCCGTGCTGGTCGCGCGCGCCGCCGACGAACTGGAGGCGATCGAGGACGATCTGGAGCGGATCGCGGCCGACGACGCCGCGCACCGCGAGCGGCTGGCCGGTATCACCGACGAGCTGCACGTCCTCGGCGACGACGTCGCGCTGCGCGACCGGCTCCGGCGGGCCGAGGAGGCGTTCGCCGCGGTTGACGGTGACCACCAGCAGCTCCGCGACCGGCGGCGGACGCTGACCGGCAGCCTGGAGCGTCTCGGCCGGGAGGCGGACGAACTGGAGGCGACCGCACGGGACGCCGACGGCCGGGACGAGGCGACCGCGGCCGAGGAGCGGGACGCCGCCGTGGCCACCCGCACCGCGGCGATCGGCGCGCGGGCGATCGCGGCCCGGGCGCTGGCCGACGCGCAGACCGCGCTGGGCACGGCGGAGGCCGGGGACGACGTCGCGGCCGAGCAGCTCGCGCAGCTGGAGAAGGCCGGTATCCCGGCGGTCGCGCTGCTCGACGCGGTGACGCTCACCGACGACGAGCGCGTGGTCTGGGAGCCACTGCTCTGGCCGTACCGGGACGCCGCGGTGGTGGACGAGACCCGGCTCCCGGAGGCCACCGAGGCGCTCGTCGGCCTGCCCGGCTCGGTGCTGGTCCCGGCCGGACTGCCGACGACCGACCCGGACGTGCCGCGGAGCGCGACCGACCTGGACCTGACCGGGTTCCTCGGCGCACTCCGCGCCGCCGGGCTGGTCACCGTCGTCGGGGCGTTCGCGGCGCCGGTGACCGGGCGGGCCGCCCGGATCGCGCGGGCACAGGAGCGGATCGCGGCCGACGACGCCGCGCTCGCCGAGGCGGACGCGCGGCTCGCCGACGCGGAGCGGCGCCTCACGGTCGCCGAGCGCCGGGTCACCGCCGCCCGCGCGGCGGTCACCGCGGCGTCGAAGCGGCAGCGGATCCGCGCGTATCGGGCCGAGTTGGAGGAGGTCGCCGAGCGGGAGGACGCGTTGGCGCCCCGCCTCACCGCCGCCCGGCACGAGTACGACCTCGCGCGGCTGGCCGAGACCGGTCGGCAGCAGCAGGCCGACGCACTGCTGGGCAACCGCCGTCGGATCGAGGATGCGCGTGAGGCGCTCCGCGTCGAGCGGGATCGCCTGGACGCCCGCCGCCGGGTCGTCGACCTCGACACGCTGCTCACCCAGTGGGGCGGCACGGTCGAGGCCGCGCAGGACCATCTCGCCGAGCTCCCCGACGAGGAGCAGCTGTTCGACGAGGACGACTGGTGGCGCGCCGCCGAAAGCGTCCTCGCGGAGTTGCTGGCGCTCTGCTTCCGGCCGGGTGACACGGTGCCCGCGCAGGTCACCGCGTTGGCCGAGGAGCGGGCGACGCCCGGCCGCGGCCAGGCCGACCGGCAGAAGCAGACGTTCCCCGCGATGCTCGACGCGGTCCGCGACCACCTGACCCTCACCGCGCACGAGGACGCCCACCAGCGCGCCCGCCTCGCCGACGAGCGGGTCGAGAAGAGCCGGGCCCGGGACGCCGCCGCGCTCGGGCACGAGGAGGCCGCGAAGGCCGCCGCCGCGGTCCGGGCGTCGCTGGCGCGCGCGATCACCGCCCGACTCACCGCGGTCGGCGCGAAGTTCGACGACCTGGACCGCGCCTACGGCGGGTACGGGGCGGGGCTCCGATTCGTCGAGCCCGAGCCGCCCGCCGACCCGACCAAGCGCTGGAACTGGGAGATCACCCCGGTGTGGCGTCGCGCCGAGGGCAACCTGATGGTCGCGTACGACCGCCGGGGCAACACCGCGCAGATGGACGAGAAGGCGGTCAAACTCGTCTGCGCCGCGGCGCTGGCCAGTGGCACCGGACGGCCGCTGCTCCTGGTGCTGGACGAGCTGGGCCGCAACCTCGGCAAGCAGCACCGGCGCGAGGCGGTGGCGCTGTTCGAGCGGATCGGCGCGGACAGCGGCATCACGGTGGTCGGGGCGCTCCAGGACGACATGGAGCGGTACGCGATCGACGCGTGCGGCGAGTACGTCAAGCTGCGCCGGACGTCGGACGCGATGGCGTACAACCAGGCGCCGGTGATCCACGGCTTCGACACCCGCGCGGCCCGGGTGGCGCTGCTCGCGGATTGGCTGTCCGGGAGCTACCCGGCCGAGTTGGTGGGAAGCTGACCGGGTGGACGTACCCGAGCCGGTCGAACTGCTGCAGCGCCTGATCCGGGTGGACACCACCAATCCGCCCGGGAACGAGGCGGAGTTGGTCTCCTACCTGGACGGCATCCTGCGCGACGCGGGGGTGGCGACCACGCTCGTCGAGTCCGCGCCGGGGCGGGTGAACCTGATCGCGCGGATCCCCGGGCGCGGAGTGGCCCCGCCCCTGCTGATGCAGGGCCACCTGGACGTCGTCCCGGTGAGCGACCACGGCTGGACCCACCCGCCGTTCTCCGGGACGATCGCGGACGGCTTCGTCTGGGGTCGCGGCGCGCTGGACATGAAGAGCGGCGTCGTGATGATGCTCGTCGCGCTGCTGCGGACCCTCGCGGAGGGAGCGCAGCCTCCGGGCGACGTGATCCTCGCGCTGCTCGCCGACGAGGAGGCCGGTAGCGACCGCGGCGCGAAGTACCTGGTCGAGAACCGTCCCGAGCTGTTCGAGGGCGTCAAGTACGCGATCGGGGAGTTCGGCGGCTTCTCGATGGAGATCGCGGGGCGCCGGTTCTACCCGATCCAGGTCGCGGAGAAGCAGATCTGCTGGATGCGGGCGGTACTGCGGGCACCGGGCGGCCACGGGTCGCTGGCCCGGCCCGGCGGCGTCACCGCGCGGCTGGCCGAGGTGCTGCGCCGGCTGGACCGGCGGCGGCTACCGGTGCACGTCACGCCGGTCGTCCGCACGATGATCGAGGCGATCGCGGCGGAACTGCCCGGTCCGGCCGCCCGCGCGGCCCGGCTGCTGCTGCGGCCCGCGCTCACCCCTCGGCTGCTCGGCGCGGCCGGCGAGATCGGCCTGACGCTCGCGCCGATGTTCTCCCACACCGCGACGCCGAACATCGTGTCCGCGACCGGCGGCTCGGTGAACGTCCGCCCGACCGAGGCACAGATCGATCTGGACGGACGGTTGCTGCCCGGCTTCCGCCCCGCCGACCTGGTGGGTGAACTGCAGAAACACCTGGGGGACGACGTCGAGCTGAGCGTCGTCCGCTACGACCGCGTGGAGAAGGCGCCGGACCTCGGGATGTTCGACACGCTGGCGTCCGTCCTCCGCGAGCAGGACCCGACCGGCACGCCGGTGCCGCTGTTGATGCCGGCGTCGACGGACGGGCGGTTCTTCGCGCAGCTCGGCATCCAGACGTACGGGTTCACCCCGATGACGCTGCCCACCTCGATGGCGTTCAGCAAGCTGGTGCACGGCGTCGACGAGCGGATCCCGGTTGGAGCCCTGGAGTTCGGCACGACCTGCATCACGTCGCTACTGACCCGGTTCTAGTGCATGTCGCGGACGAAGCCGGCGAGGCGGGCGGCGTCCCGGCGTCGCTGCTCGTAGGTCGCGCCGGCCGCCACGAGGAGTAACCCGGCCAGCGACAGCGGCACCCAGGTCGGCACCGTGTCGGCGAGCTCGGGCAGTACCGGGGCGAGGGCCCGGGCGGCGACGAGCGTGAGGACGGTGGCGCCGGAGAGGAACGGAGCCTGACGACGCGTCACCGCCCCGGCGAGCGTGACGGCCAGCGCCGCGGTGCCGAGCAGCAGCACCCGTAGGCCGAGCGTTCCGGCGGCGAGCGCGAGCGCGAGGCTGGGCACGGTGGCGATCGCGAGCGCCGGGCCGAGCGTCACCCAGGACGAGACCGCGGGACGGCGGCGCAGCGTGACGAGGCCGAACGCCGCGGCGAGCGCGGCCGCCGGGAGCGTGTACGCCTCCGGGGTGACCACCTCGGCGAAGCGCAGCCAGGCCCAGAGCGCGCCGAGCTCCACCAGCGGGATCGCCATCAGGCACCCGCGCCGGGAGCCGCGGAGCCCGGCCAGGCCGAGCGGAACACCGAGCAGTGTCGCGGTCACGGCGAGGACCGGCCGGCTGGGGTCCTCCTGCACGACTGCGGCGAGCAGCGCGGACGCCCCGGCGACGGGCGNNNNNNNNNNNNNNNNNNNNNNNNNNNNNNNNNNNNNNNNNNCGCGCCCGCGTCGAGCACGTCGGTGACGACGCGCGGCGCGGCGAACATCCCCGGCAGCACCAGCGCGGTGGCGACGCCGAGCAGCAGGTACGCGGTGGGCACGTCGGCGGCGGCGCCGGTCGCGAACGCCAGCGCGACCGACGCGGCGACGCCGGTACCCGCGGCGACCCGGCGCGGGCCGGGCGTCCGGACCAGCACGGTGATCGTCGCGGCACCGGCCAGTACGGTGCCGAGCACGGCGAGCGTCGCGACCTGGTCGGCGAGCGACCAGGCGACGGCGGTCAGACCGGCGAACGCGGTGAGGAGCCCACCGGCGAGGATCGCGCCGCGTCGCCCCGGAGCTCCGGCTTCGTCGGCGGGTCCACCGGGCACGCAGGCGATCGTGGCGCCGGCCGCCGCGAGGGCCAGCAGCACGACGAGCGCGACCGGCCACGGCGCGTGCAGTGCCGGAGCCAGCTCCGCGATCGCCGGCGCCACCGCGGGCAGGCCGAACCGCAGCACCGTCCGAGGCTCGCGTGGCCACCGCACCCGCAGGAGCACCATCCCGACGGCCCCGAGCACCAGCAGCGCGACCGGGTCCAGCACGGTGCCCGCGAACTCCGTCGACGGGCCGAGCTGCGCCGCGTCCGTCGGAGCGCCGCGCCAGACCGCGGTGACCCACCCGAGCGGCGCGAGCAGCACCGCGGCCACTCCCGGCACCAGCGCCTGAACCGCCACCGCCAGCCCCGGCGCCGCAGCGCCCACAGCGGACCACCGCGCCGCGGCGGGCGGCGTCACAATGCGGGCCGCGAGCGCCGCGACGACCGCGGCGGCCAGCGCCAGCAGCGCGAGCATCGGCCGGTCGACCGTGCGGACGATCCCGCTGAGCACCAGCGTCCACCCGGCGAGCGCGAGGCCGAGGTACGCCGTGACCCCCGCCAGAATCGCGGCGACGAGCGCGGACAACGGCCGGGACTTCCGGATCCACCCCGCGACGACGAGCGCCACGACGCCGGTCAGCCCCACCGCGAGGCCTGCCGGGCCCGGCCCACCGGCCCAGCCCGACGCGTCCGCGGTGACCGCGGTCGCCACCGCCGCCCCGAAGCTCGCCAGCGCGCCGAGTGTGACGCCGGTGAGGTAGCCCTGCCGCCGCGGTGCGCGTGCGAACACGGCGAGCACTCCGGAGAGGACCGTCACTGCGCCGAGCGCGACCAGCGTCGCGTCCCGGGAGGCGAGCGCGAGGACGACAGCGTGCGCCCCGAGGATCCCGCCGAGCCCGAGCAGCAGCGGCCCCACCGCACTCCGGAGCAGCGCCCCCGCGATCGTGGCCCCTGTCGCGACCGCGCCGCTCGCCAGCGCCGCCACCGCGATCGACGACGCCCCCGCGGACGGCACCAGCACCGCCATTCCGGCTGCGGCCACCACCCCGGCCACACCGAGCGCGGCCCGCCACGTCACCCGGCCCGATCGTCCCGGGAGGCCCAGCGCCACCGCGAGCACCGCTCCGGTCGCCAGCACGACGACGAGCGCGGCCACCGCGTCCCAGGTCGCGCGCGTCCCGGACATCGCCCACACCGGCTGGGTCGCCGAGGACGCACCCCACACCAGGTCCGGATCGGCCACCGGCGAGAGCAGCGTGAAGCCGACGGCCGCCGCCGGGACGAGCGCGGCACCACCCGCCAGCGCAGCGGACGCGATCCCGACCCCCTTCCGCCACGGCGTCCGTGCTCCCAGCGTGACCACCGCACCCACCGCGACGGCCACCGCGAACGCGGTCAGCGCCCAGCCGTCCGGCCCGAACAGCGCCCACTGCAGCAGCGGCCCGACCAGCGCGACCGGCAGCGCGACCGCGGCCGCCAGCGCACGCGCCACCGGCGGGGAGGTTCGTACGGTCTCGGCCGCCGCGACCACGGCGAGCGCGAGCCCCAGCAGTACCAGCGTCCCGACCGCCCGCTCCGGGACGCTGGACCGCGACCCCGCCGCCAGCAACCCGGCCAGCAGTCCGAGCACGGCCGCGAGACCGCCGCAGACACCCGCCACCCGTCGCAGCACGGAACCGGTGACCCGCCACCGCACGACCAGGTCGCCCGCCACGAGCGCCAGCCCGAGGAACGCCCAGTGCGCCGCGGCGTCCGCCGTCGAAGCCGTGACGAGCACGGCGGAGAGGTGCGCCAGTACCAGGCCGGTCGGTCGCATGGCGCCCACCGGGACCAGCGCCGGATAACCGAGCGCGACGCCTGCGGCCAGGGCGAACACCAACCCGGCATACCCGGTCGGCTCGAGGGTGTCCGGTACCCAGCCGACGTGCCACACCGCGTAGCCGTCCAACGTGAACAGGACGAGAGCGAGCATCGCCAGCGTCTCCGCGGTCGACGCGAGCCCTTTCCGGACCAGGACGGCCGGGGCGGCGAACAGCACCGCGGTGATCCCGGCGAGGATCACCGCCCGTCCGCCGATCCCGAACGCGCCCCAGGCGACGACCGTGAACACCACCGCGGCGATCGCCAGCAGGATGCCGCCGAGCGCGAGCAGCACGGTCTGCACCGACCGGACCGACGTCTCCGGCCGGGGCCCCGGCTCGCCCTCCCGCGGCACCCACGGCGGTGGGCTCACCGGCCGGGCCGAGGCAGGATCTCCCGACAGCAACGTGTCGAGTGCGGCGGTCTGAGTCGGCCGCATCCCGAGCCGGGGCGACGCGGTGCGCTCGGCCAGCATCCGGGCTCGGAGCGCCGCGTTGTGCTCGTCGAACAGCCGGGTCCGCAGCGCCGAGATGTGCGCCGCGACGCGCTCCGCTTCGGCCGCGAACTGCTGCGCGTGGTAGAGCTCGGCCTGCGCGGCCCAGAGCCGCTGGCGCGCGATCTCCAGGTTCCGGTTGGCCTGCTCGGTCGCGAGCACGACGGACGCGTACTCCTGCTCCTCGCTGGTCATGCGCTCACCTTGGCGTGGGTGCGCATCCCCGGGCAGCGTCCGATCCGCCTAGACCTGGTGAGTAGTACTACCCAGTGAGAGCAGCTCTGCGCATCTCTCGCCGATCATCATCGTCGTGAGGTTCGGGTTCACCGTGGTCAGCGACGGCATCACCGACGCGTCGGCGATCCGCAGACCACGTACGCCGCGCACCCGCAGCGCGGTGTCGACGACCGCCAGTGGGTCGTCGTCGCGCCCCATCCGAGCCGTGCAGGACGGGTGGTAGACCGTGTTGTGCGTCTTCCGGGCGTAGTCCAGCAGCTCGTCGTCGGTGACCGCCTCCGGGCCGGGCGCTAGCTCCCGCGCGATCCATCCGGTCAACGCCGGCTGGGCGGCGATCGTGCGGGCCAGCCGCAGCCCGGCGAGCATCACCCGCTCGTCCTCGCCGTCCGGGTCGGTGAAGTACCGCGGGTCGACGCGAGCCTTGTCCCGGAAGTCGCGGGACCGCAGCCGCACCGTGCCGCGCGATCGTCCCCGGGTCACGTTCGGCGTCAGGCAGAAGCCGTTCTCGGTGGTCGGGTAGCCCCACCGGACCGTGTTGAGGTCGAACGGCACCGACCCGTAGTGCATCATCAGGTCCGGCCGGTCCAGCCCTGGCCGGGTCGCGGCGAACAGCCCGATCTCCCACCACTGGGTCGACTCGGTGACCATCGGCGCGGCGGCTTCCCACATCACCAGGCCCTCGACGTGGTCGTCGAGGTTCGCGCCGACCCCGGGGGAGTCGACCACGACGTCCACCCCCACGTCGCGCAGGTGAGCGGCGGGCCCGATGCCGGAGAGCATCAGCAGCTTCGGGGTGTCGATCGCGCCGCAGGAGACGACGACCTCACGCCGGGCGGAGACCGTGAGTCGGTGCACCCGGTCGGCGGCGAGGTACTCCACCCCGGTGGCGCGCCGGTCGGAGAGCAGAACGCGAGACGCCCAGGCGTCGGTGACGACGGTCAGGTTCGGTCGGGAACCGAGCACGGGGTGCAGGTACGCGTGCGACGACGAGCTGCGGGTCCCGTCCGGCGACGCGTTGATCTGGAACCAGCCCGCACCGTTCACCACGGTCCGGCCGGTGTTGAACTCCACGGTCGGCAACCCGGCCTGCGCGGCAGCGGCCAGCAGTGCGACGCCGCACGGGTCCTTCGCCGGCACGGTCCGGACGTGCACCGGCCCGGATCGTCCGCGGTGCTCGCCGGGGGAGTCGGTGGTCTCCATCCGCTGTAACAGCGGCAGACACTCGTCGAAACTCCAGCCGGGCAGATCCCACGCCAGCAGGTCCTCGGGGAGAGGCCAGAACGCGATGCACGAGTTGTGCGACGAGCAGCCGCCGAGTACCCGGGCGCGGCTGTGCCGGAGGAAGCTGTTGCCCCGCTCCTGCGGCTCGACCAGGTAGTCCCAGTCGTACCCGGACTCGAGCAGGAACATCCAGTCGGTCAGCCGCAGGATCTTCTCGTCGCCGACGTCGGAGGGCCCGGCCTCGAGCAGGCACACCGACACGTCCGGATCCTCGGAGAGCCGAGCCGCGACGACGCACCCGGCACTCCCACCACCGACGATCACGTAGTCGAACTCGCGCACGGTCACCCCTTGAACCACCGCAGCGGCGACGGTGCCGTGTTCTGCCAGACGTGCTTCGCTTCGCGGTACTCGGCCAGCCCGGACGGTCCCAGCTCGCGTCCGTTGCCGGACTGCTTGACCCCGCCCCACTCGGCCTGGGGCACGTACGGGTGGTAGTCGTTGATCCAGACGGTTCCGGCGCGCAGACCGCGGGCGAACCGCTCCGCCCGGGCGGCATCGAGGGTCCAGACGGCACCGGCCAACCCGTACTCGGTGTCGTTCGCCAACGCCAAGGCCTCCGCCTCGGACGAGAACGTCTCGACGGTGAGCAGCGGGCCGAACGTCTCCTCGCGGACGATCCGCATGTCCGCGCGGCACCCGTCGAAGACCGTCGGCCGGTAGAAGAACCCGTTCGCCAGCGACGGGTCGTCCGGGCGGCGCCCACCGGCGACCAGCTTCGCTCCCTCGGCGAGCCCGGCCGCGACGTACGCCTCGACCTTGTCGCGGTGCGCGGCCGACACCAGCGGCCCGG is part of the Cryptosporangium minutisporangium genome and encodes:
- a CDS encoding SCO7613 C-terminal domain-containing membrane protein — protein: PVAGASALLAAVVQEDPSRPVLAVTATLLGVPLGLAGLRGSRRGCLMAIPLVELGALWAWLRFAEVVTPEAYTLPAAALAAAFGLVTLRRRPAVSSWVTLGPALAIATVPSLALALAAGTLGLRVLLLGTAALAVTLAGAVTRRQAPFLSGATVLTLVAARALAPVLPELADTVPTWVPLSLAGLLLVAAGATYEQRRRDAARLAGFVRDMH
- a CDS encoding M20/M25/M40 family metallo-hydrolase, whose product is MDVPEPVELLQRLIRVDTTNPPGNEAELVSYLDGILRDAGVATTLVESAPGRVNLIARIPGRGVAPPLLMQGHLDVVPVSDHGWTHPPFSGTIADGFVWGRGALDMKSGVVMMLVALLRTLAEGAQPPGDVILALLADEEAGSDRGAKYLVENRPELFEGVKYAIGEFGGFSMEIAGRRFYPIQVAEKQICWMRAVLRAPGGHGSLARPGGVTARLAEVLRRLDRRRLPVHVTPVVRTMIEAIAAELPGPAARAARLLLRPALTPRLLGAAGEIGLTLAPMFSHTATPNIVSATGGSVNVRPTEAQIDLDGRLLPGFRPADLVGELQKHLGDDVELSVVRYDRVEKAPDLGMFDTLASVLREQDPTGTPVPLLMPASTDGRFFAQLGIQTYGFTPMTLPTSMAFSKLVHGVDERIPVGALEFGTTCITSLLTRF
- a CDS encoding chromosome partitioning protein ParA; this translates as MRIDDHLDVVGDRVAIGIQLIGVSRLSTHPVPLVPGCLITVAGQGPKDSNGAGKSSFIAALTLLHGDEQWRLASGARESADLLFSAEIAAQEREYASADHGYVIGVFADRDAAEPDALAASALTVWLRISRDTPHLLVRWSDGLHLPTATTEAERERQADALWAALPPRAGRRDYNARDLSRVLFGEHIRCVSFLSTSVRPSATANLLAQPLNELKPDRIFSAVAALTGLDHEIADEQRHRNVEHAELEKAADAERKLLEWEEQAQHLEAAIDRRAQARDREPIARARWRSRAAVLVARAADELEAIEDDLERIAADDAAHRERLAGITDELHVLGDDVALRDRLRRAEEAFAAVDGDHQQLRDRRRTLTGSLERLGREADELEATARDADGRDEATAAEERDAAVATRTAAIGARAIAARALADAQTALGTAEAGDDVAAEQLAQLEKAGIPAVALLDAVTLTDDERVVWEPLLWPYRDAAVVDETRLPEATEALVGLPGSVLVPAGLPTTDPDVPRSATDLDLTGFLGALRAAGLVTVVGAFAAPVTGRAARIARAQERIAADDAALAEADARLADAERRLTVAERRVTAARAAVTAASKRQRIRAYRAELEEVAEREDALAPRLTAARHEYDLARLAETGRQQQADALLGNRRRIEDAREALRVERDRLDARRRVVDLDTLLTQWGGTVEAAQDHLAELPDEEQLFDEDDWWRAAESVLAELLALCFRPGDTVPAQVTALAEERATPGRGQADRQKQTFPAMLDAVRDHLTLTAHEDAHQRARLADERVEKSRARDAAALGHEEAAKAAAAVRASLARAITARLTAVGAKFDDLDRAYGGYGAGLRFVEPEPPADPTKRWNWEITPVWRRAEGNLMVAYDRRGNTAQMDEKAVKLVCAAALASGTGRPLLLVLDELGRNLGKQHRREAVALFERIGADSGITVVGALQDDMERYAIDACGEYVKLRRTSDAMAYNQAPVIHGFDTRAARVALLADWLSGSYPAELVGS
- a CDS encoding GMC family oxidoreductase translates to MTVREFDYVIVGGGSAGCVVAARLSEDPDVSVCLLEAGPSDVGDEKILRLTDWMFLLESGYDWDYLVEPQERGNSFLRHSRARVLGGCSSHNSCIAFWPLPEDLLAWDLPGWSFDECLPLLQRMETTDSPGEHRGRSGPVHVRTVPAKDPCGVALLAAAAQAGLPTVEFNTGRTVVNGAGWFQINASPDGTRSSSSHAYLHPVLGSRPNLTVVTDAWASRVLLSDRRATGVEYLAADRVHRLTVSARREVVVSCGAIDTPKLLMLSGIGPAAHLRDVGVDVVVDSPGVGANLDDHVEGLVMWEAAAPMVTESTQWWEIGLFAATRPGLDRPDLMMHYGSVPFDLNTVRWGYPTTENGFCLTPNVTRGRSRGTVRLRSRDFRDKARVDPRYFTDPDGEDERVMLAGLRLARTIAAQPALTGWIARELAPGPEAVTDDELLDYARKTHNTVYHPSCTARMGRDDDPLAVVDTALRVRGVRGLRIADASVMPSLTTVNPNLTTMMIGERCAELLSLGSTTHQV